One Actinomycetota bacterium genomic window carries:
- the prmC gene encoding peptide chain release factor N(5)-glutamine methyltransferase, with product MFQVRTLMVRDALKLVASRLKKHGVEGARLEAELLLQHILNLSRADLYLYSDRFLTTWEKAFLREAIQHRIQGMPIQYIIGWQAFRHLNLRVRPGVFIPRPETELLVEQVIDVAKSMVKPLTIVDVGTGSGAIALTIAHEVPQARVHALDISERALKLAEENARLHNLEDKIIFVRSELFENLDPNLLEEVDIIVSNPPYIREKEIEKLPKEIRDFEPRPALSGGIDGLKIHKRIIADSPRYLREGGFLALEVGFDQAQKVSEILHGSGNFEDIRVLRDYSGMDRVVSAVKRSRAFIKGHN from the coding sequence ATGTTTCAAGTCCGAACTTTAATGGTTAGGGATGCCTTAAAATTGGTTGCTTCACGTTTGAAGAAACACGGCGTGGAGGGTGCGCGTTTGGAGGCTGAGCTCTTACTTCAGCACATTTTGAACCTGTCTCGAGCCGATCTCTATTTGTACTCCGATAGATTCCTCACCACTTGGGAAAAAGCATTTCTTCGTGAAGCAATTCAACATAGAATCCAGGGGATGCCCATTCAATACATCATCGGTTGGCAGGCTTTTCGCCATTTGAACTTGAGGGTTAGACCCGGTGTTTTCATCCCAAGACCTGAAACGGAGCTGTTGGTCGAGCAGGTGATCGATGTTGCAAAATCAATGGTAAAACCACTTACCATTGTGGATGTGGGCACTGGAAGCGGAGCCATCGCCTTGACCATCGCCCATGAAGTACCCCAAGCTCGTGTTCATGCTCTCGATATTTCCGAGCGAGCACTCAAATTAGCGGAGGAAAATGCGCGCTTGCATAACTTGGAAGACAAAATAATCTTTGTGAGAAGCGAGTTGTTTGAAAATTTGGATCCAAATTTATTGGAGGAAGTGGACATAATAGTCTCCAATCCCCCTTATATCCGCGAGAAGGAGATAGAGAAACTCCCAAAGGAGATTCGCGATTTCGAACCCCGACCCGCTTTAAGTGGAGGAATCGATGGTCTTAAGATTCATAAACGAATCATCGCCGATTCTCCGAGATATCTCCGGGAAGGGGGGTTTTTGGCTCTTGAGGTGGGATTCGACCAGGCTCAAAAGGTTTCAGAAATTCTTCATGGTTCCGGAAATTTCGAGGACATTCGGGTTTTAAGGGATTACTCGGGGATGGATAGAGTCGTTTCGGCGGTAAAACGAAGCCGAGCATTCATAAAAGGGCATAATTAA
- the rpiB gene encoding ribose 5-phosphate isomerase B: MKIVIGGDHAGYALKEKLKKFLGEKGIQVTDIGTNGLEPVDYPDYAEKAASLVASGEYTYGILVCGTGNGMAMAANKIPGIRAAVCNDLYSTRYSREHNDANILALGAWIIGCELAKNIIHTWLNTQFLGDRHAHRIKKITDIEKRVKIRD; this comes from the coding sequence GTGAAAATAGTTATTGGTGGAGATCATGCCGGGTATGCGCTCAAGGAGAAGTTGAAGAAGTTCTTGGGTGAAAAGGGCATACAGGTTACCGATATTGGAACGAACGGCTTGGAACCGGTGGATTACCCAGATTATGCGGAGAAGGCTGCAAGCTTGGTCGCCAGCGGAGAATACACATATGGAATTTTGGTTTGTGGCACTGGGAATGGAATGGCCATGGCGGCGAATAAGATTCCGGGAATTCGAGCCGCCGTTTGCAATGATTTATATTCCACAAGGTACAGCAGGGAGCACAATGATGCCAATATCCTTGCACTTGGGGCTTGGATCATAGGCTGCGAGCTCGCAAAGAATATAATACACACCTGGCTAAATACGCAGTTCCTAGGAGATCGCCATGCCCATCGAATCAAAAAGATCACCGATATCGAGAAGAGGGTGAAAATTAGAGATTAG
- a CDS encoding GerMN domain-containing protein yields the protein MRGEILKTSITRCLIIFLSIVLLGAILMGCLPRKEKKEVEKKKVKVTKEKKREREEEKPETMVITLYFGDEQAEYLLPEKREIPRTEAIARVAIEELIEGPKESGHFPTIPEGTRLLGIRIEDGIAHVDFSEELVERHPGGSAGETMTIYSIVNTLAEFPSIQRVKFLVEGKEIETLAEHMDLTEPIAPDPDLIRR from the coding sequence ATGAGGGGGGAAATCCTTAAAACCTCAATCACAAGATGCTTGATAATCTTTCTATCCATTGTACTCCTCGGAGCAATTCTGATGGGATGTCTACCCCGCAAGGAGAAAAAGGAGGTTGAGAAGAAGAAAGTAAAGGTCACCAAAGAGAAAAAGAGGGAAAGAGAGGAAGAAAAACCGGAGACGATGGTAATCACGCTTTACTTTGGCGATGAACAGGCAGAATACCTTTTACCTGAGAAAAGAGAAATACCCAGGACTGAAGCCATTGCCCGGGTTGCCATTGAGGAGTTAATAGAAGGACCGAAAGAAAGTGGACATTTCCCGACGATCCCGGAGGGAACGAGACTTTTGGGCATCAGAATCGAGGATGGAATTGCCCATGTGGATTTCTCCGAGGAGCTTGTGGAAAGACATCCAGGTGGTAGCGCCGGCGAAACCATGACCATCTACTCGATAGTGAACACCCTCGCAGAGTTTCCAAGCATTCAAAGGGTTAAATTTCTCGTGGAAGGAAAGGAGATAGAAACTCTCGCGGAGCATATGGATCTCACAGAACCCATCGCCCCCGACCCAGATTTAATCCGCCGTTAA
- the glyA gene encoding serine hydroxymethyltransferase — protein sequence MSVIRGIDPEVAKALADELDRQKNTIQLIASENYASFAVLAAQGSVMTNKYAEGYPKRRYYGGCQYVDVAEDLARERAKLLFNAEHVNVQPHSGSQANMVIYFTALEVGDTVLGLELTHGGHLTMGSPVNFSGKLYNFISYGVNRETEMFDYDEIRFLAKKHRPKMIVTGASAYSRIIDFAAFREIADEVGAFLMADIAHIAGLVAAGVHPSPLPHAEFVGTTTHKTLRGPRGGMVLCKKEWAEAIDKAVFPETQGGPLMHVIAAKAVAFKEALTNEFKEYQKQVVKNCKVLAETLQEKGFRLVSGGTDNHLCLVDLTNRGITGRDAELALDAVGITVNKNTIPFETRGPFITSGIRIGTPAMTTRGMKEEEMRRIGTLIAKVLDNIGKESVYKRVRAEVRELCQNFPLYPELEEN from the coding sequence ATGAGCGTCATACGAGGAATCGACCCCGAAGTCGCCAAGGCGTTGGCGGATGAGCTCGATCGCCAGAAAAATACCATCCAGCTCATTGCCTCCGAGAATTACGCAAGCTTTGCGGTTCTTGCTGCTCAAGGTTCTGTTATGACCAATAAATATGCTGAAGGATATCCAAAGAGAAGGTATTATGGAGGCTGCCAATATGTTGATGTCGCTGAGGACTTAGCCCGGGAGCGCGCAAAATTACTTTTCAATGCGGAGCACGTCAACGTTCAACCACATTCGGGGTCACAAGCCAATATGGTTATCTACTTCACCGCCCTTGAAGTGGGAGATACCGTATTGGGATTGGAACTTACCCATGGTGGACACCTGACCATGGGAAGTCCGGTGAACTTCTCGGGTAAGCTCTATAATTTCATCTCCTATGGAGTGAATCGGGAAACGGAGATGTTCGACTACGATGAGATCCGCTTCCTGGCCAAAAAACACCGACCAAAAATGATCGTCACCGGAGCCAGCGCTTACTCTCGAATCATCGATTTCGCTGCCTTTAGAGAGATAGCCGATGAAGTGGGAGCTTTCCTCATGGCCGACATAGCTCACATCGCTGGACTCGTCGCCGCTGGTGTACATCCGAGTCCCCTTCCCCATGCCGAATTTGTGGGAACGACTACCCATAAGACCCTTCGAGGTCCACGCGGGGGAATGGTTCTATGCAAGAAGGAATGGGCAGAAGCCATAGATAAGGCGGTTTTTCCGGAAACCCAGGGGGGACCCTTGATGCACGTGATTGCGGCAAAAGCGGTGGCATTTAAAGAGGCCTTAACGAATGAGTTCAAGGAGTATCAAAAGCAGGTCGTCAAAAATTGTAAGGTACTTGCGGAGACCCTTCAGGAGAAGGGTTTTAGATTGGTCTCCGGTGGAACCGATAATCACCTTTGTTTGGTCGACCTCACGAATAGGGGAATCACCGGTCGGGATGCCGAACTGGCTCTTGATGCCGTGGGCATAACGGTGAACAAAAATACAATCCCCTTTGAAACCAGGGGTCCCTTTATTACCAGTGGGATCAGAATAGGAACCCCAGCCATGACCACTCGAGGCATGAAGGAAGAGGAGATGAGAAGAATAGGTACTTTGATTGCCAAGGTTTTGGACAATATTGGCAAGGAGAGTGTGTATAAGCGGGTTCGAGCCGAGGTAAGAGAGCTCTGTCAGAATTTTCCGCTCTATCCAGAATTGGAGGAGAATTAA
- the prfA gene encoding peptide chain release factor 1, producing the protein MLDKLNEIEKRYEELTKKLSDPEVLSDPRKYREYAKAHAELSPLVNEIKEYKKVLASIDEAKEMLQEKQDPEMEQFLHSELHSLDHKKSELEEELKEMMIARDPNDEKDVIVEIRAGAGGEEASLFAADLYRMYLRYADGKGWTTQVLSCSPSDMGGFKEIIFEVKGKGAYGKLKYESGVHRVQRIPVTESGGRIHTSTATVAVLSEPEEIEVEINPNDLRVDVFRSSGPGGQSVNTTDSAVRITHLPTSMVVSCQEERSQLQNRERAMRILRARLYDKFREEQQAEIAEARRLQIGTGDRSERIRTYNFPQGRVTDHRIGLTVYDLGSILEGDLDRFIQALAAADRAERLKQVI; encoded by the coding sequence ATGTTGGATAAACTTAATGAAATCGAAAAAAGATATGAGGAACTAACCAAAAAACTCAGCGATCCGGAGGTTCTCTCCGATCCCAGGAAATATCGGGAGTACGCAAAGGCTCATGCTGAACTCTCTCCCCTTGTCAACGAGATAAAGGAATATAAAAAAGTCCTCGCGAGTATTGATGAAGCCAAAGAGATGCTTCAGGAGAAGCAAGACCCTGAGATGGAGCAATTCCTCCACAGCGAGTTGCACTCCCTCGATCATAAAAAGAGCGAGTTAGAGGAAGAGCTCAAGGAAATGATGATTGCAAGAGACCCCAATGATGAGAAGGATGTAATCGTGGAGATTAGAGCAGGAGCCGGTGGAGAGGAGGCGAGCCTGTTTGCGGCCGACCTATATAGGATGTATCTCCGATATGCGGATGGCAAGGGTTGGACCACACAGGTTTTGAGCTGTAGTCCATCGGATATGGGTGGTTTCAAAGAGATAATTTTTGAGGTTAAGGGCAAAGGTGCATATGGCAAGCTTAAATACGAATCTGGGGTACATCGAGTTCAAAGAATACCCGTCACTGAGTCTGGAGGACGCATTCATACCTCGACAGCAACGGTGGCTGTGCTTTCCGAGCCCGAAGAGATAGAAGTGGAGATCAACCCCAACGATCTACGAGTCGATGTTTTCCGCTCCAGCGGTCCGGGAGGTCAGTCGGTAAATACGACCGATTCCGCGGTGCGAATCACTCACCTTCCCACGAGTATGGTGGTTAGCTGTCAAGAGGAGCGCTCGCAGCTTCAAAATAGGGAACGGGCTATGCGTATCTTGAGAGCCCGTCTGTACGATAAATTTCGTGAGGAGCAGCAGGCTGAAATCGCTGAGGCAAGAAGACTTCAGATAGGTACGGGGGATAGAAGCGAGCGGATAAGGACATACAATTTTCCTCAAGGTAGGGTGACCGATCACCGTATCGGTCTTACGGTTTATGATCTCGGGTCCATATTGGAGGGAGATCTGGATCGATTCATTCAGGCTCTAGCTGCCGCCGATAGGGCAGAAAGATTGAAGCAAGTAATTTGA
- a CDS encoding L-threonylcarbamoyladenylate synthase, whose product MKTELIRVDAHSPDKSIIGRAAELIREGKLVAFPTETVYGLGANALDSSAVGKIFEAKGRSFSKPLAVCISNFEQLNLIVREVTPVAKKLMEKFWPGPLTLILLKTDIIPSSVTCGAETLGIRFPDNRIALEVIECANTPIALTSANLSGHPSPRTAQEVLADLGGRIDLILDGGPTRIGVVSTVLDLTLKPPRILRKGAIDTPEINEVLKEAGFERQENSHQRLNT is encoded by the coding sequence ATGAAGACCGAGCTAATAAGAGTGGATGCTCATAGCCCCGATAAATCAATCATTGGGAGAGCAGCTGAGCTAATAAGGGAGGGGAAACTCGTTGCCTTTCCCACGGAGACGGTATACGGCCTGGGAGCAAATGCTCTGGATTCCAGTGCTGTGGGAAAGATTTTTGAGGCCAAGGGAAGATCCTTCAGCAAGCCTCTCGCCGTGTGCATCTCCAACTTCGAGCAATTGAATTTGATTGTAAGAGAGGTGACGCCGGTTGCTAAAAAATTGATGGAGAAATTTTGGCCCGGACCTTTAACTTTGATCCTCCTCAAAACCGATATCATCCCATCCTCGGTGACCTGTGGTGCGGAAACCTTGGGTATCAGATTTCCGGATAATAGGATCGCTCTGGAAGTCATCGAATGTGCCAATACCCCCATCGCCCTTACCAGTGCCAATTTATCAGGTCATCCAAGTCCAAGGACCGCTCAGGAGGTGCTGGCCGATTTGGGAGGGCGAATTGATTTGATATTGGATGGAGGACCTACTAGAATTGGTGTGGTATCAACGGTTTTGGATTTAACGCTTAAACCCCCTCGAATTTTACGCAAGGGAGCCATCGACACTCCGGAGATAAACGAAGTTTTAAAAGAAGCTGGTTTCGAAAGGCAGGAAAATTCCCATCAGAGGTTGAATACTTGA
- a CDS encoding DUF1385 domain-containing protein: MEKLQIGGQAVLEGVMMRGRNHWVVAIRKPNKEIVMEERKINSLSMRFPFLNYFILRGVLVLIETIILAIQALSLSAQEVEEEVKITTKEMVFTISLAVVLGVVLFVVLPAWIAKLLEGFVSGPLTLSIIEGLVRIAIFIGYLFTVSRMKDIARVFEYHGAEHKVIRAYESGDELSPEATSKYSTLHVSCGTSFLLVVMILVIFVFALLGRPPLLIRILTRLPLIPLVAGVSYEIIKVARKYQDSNFVRFLMVPGLLLQKMTTKEPSIDQLEVAIHSLKALLSLEMSEGTEEVEVFP; encoded by the coding sequence ATGGAGAAGCTTCAAATAGGGGGACAGGCGGTCCTCGAAGGCGTAATGATGAGGGGCAGGAATCACTGGGTTGTGGCCATCCGGAAACCGAATAAGGAGATCGTGATGGAGGAAAGGAAGATAAATTCGCTTTCGATGCGTTTTCCCTTTCTTAATTATTTCATCTTGAGAGGAGTGCTTGTTTTAATCGAGACCATCATTCTGGCTATACAGGCCTTAAGTCTCTCCGCCCAGGAGGTGGAAGAGGAGGTAAAGATCACCACCAAGGAGATGGTCTTTACCATATCGCTCGCCGTGGTATTGGGTGTAGTTCTTTTTGTTGTCCTTCCCGCTTGGATAGCCAAGCTCCTTGAAGGGTTTGTGAGTGGTCCGCTGACCCTCAGCATTATAGAAGGTCTGGTTAGGATAGCTATCTTCATTGGATATTTATTCACCGTTTCAAGGATGAAGGATATAGCTCGTGTTTTTGAATACCATGGAGCTGAACATAAGGTCATTCGAGCATATGAGTCAGGGGACGAACTTTCCCCCGAGGCTACTTCCAAATACAGTACCTTACATGTAAGTTGTGGGACCAGCTTTTTGCTGGTTGTAATGATTTTAGTCATCTTCGTCTTTGCTCTCTTGGGAAGACCACCCCTTTTAATCAGGATTTTGACGCGTTTGCCCCTTATACCCTTGGTCGCTGGCGTTTCTTATGAGATAATTAAAGTGGCTCGTAAATACCAGGATTCGAATTTTGTGAGGTTTTTGATGGTACCCGGGCTTCTATTGCAAAAAATGACCACGAAGGAACCCTCGATAGATCAATTGGAGGTAGCCATCCATTCTTTGAAAGCACTTTTATCTTTGGAAATGTCCGAGGGTACCGAAGAAGTGGAGGTGTTCCCCTAA
- a CDS encoding MraY family glycosyltransferase produces the protein MRDYLLAFAAAMVVAYFITPLVEIFAIKVGVVDVPSERKVHAEPIPRLGGIAIYLAFLLTLIWFVVIERELAGILLGGTLMLILGIIDDIWDLSPKVKFSGQLLAALILLFYGIQIEFVGNPLGGLIYLGGWSLPLTLFWVVGLTNTVNFIDGLDGLAAGVCGIALLTLSFSAHQTGHIDIAFICLILAGSALGFLKHNFNPARIFMGDSGSMFLGFMLGAITVQGVMKSIAAIALLVPLVVMGVPIFDAGFAIFRRYKNKQPVTQADDGHIHHRLLRRGFSHRQTVIILYLWCFMLSAAALALRFASPQVKIVVFVCLAILSFFFERYIGIFDEFREKIERK, from the coding sequence GTGCGGGATTACCTACTCGCCTTTGCGGCGGCTATGGTAGTAGCCTATTTTATAACACCCCTCGTTGAGATCTTTGCCATCAAAGTGGGGGTTGTTGATGTACCATCTGAAAGGAAGGTACATGCCGAACCAATCCCCAGGCTGGGCGGCATTGCCATCTATCTCGCTTTTCTGCTCACACTCATCTGGTTTGTAGTCATCGAACGAGAACTGGCGGGAATCCTTTTGGGTGGCACTTTGATGTTGATCCTGGGAATAATCGACGATATCTGGGATCTATCTCCTAAGGTAAAGTTCTCAGGTCAGCTCCTTGCAGCATTAATCCTTCTTTTCTACGGAATACAAATTGAATTCGTGGGTAATCCCCTTGGAGGATTGATCTATCTGGGAGGATGGTCCCTACCTCTCACTCTATTCTGGGTTGTAGGTCTCACGAATACCGTGAATTTCATCGATGGCCTGGATGGTTTAGCCGCTGGTGTATGCGGGATAGCTTTACTTACCCTCTCTTTCTCCGCTCATCAAACTGGTCATATAGATATAGCATTTATCTGCCTCATTTTGGCTGGAAGCGCCCTTGGTTTTTTGAAGCACAATTTCAATCCAGCCAGAATCTTCATGGGGGACTCAGGGAGCATGTTTTTAGGATTCATGCTTGGAGCCATCACCGTGCAGGGTGTGATGAAAAGCATCGCTGCCATAGCTCTTTTGGTCCCCCTCGTGGTTATGGGTGTTCCAATTTTTGACGCTGGCTTTGCCATCTTCAGGAGGTATAAAAATAAGCAGCCGGTAACGCAGGCGGATGATGGTCATATCCACCATCGATTACTCCGCCGAGGATTTAGCCACAGACAAACCGTAATCATCCTTTACCTTTGGTGTTTTATGCTCAGTGCTGCGGCTCTTGCTCTGAGATTTGCTTCTCCCCAGGTCAAGATAGTTGTCTTTGTGTGTTTGGCTATCTTAAGCTTCTTTTTTGAGCGCTACATAGGCATATTTGATGAATTTAGAGAAAAAATAGAGAGAAAATGA
- a CDS encoding low molecular weight protein arginine phosphatase, protein MSVKILFVCSGNTCRSNMAEALFKRLLWERLGEGAFEIEVESAGITAIPGARAAPLVIEVMRERGIDLSSHKAKRLTPELIERADLILAMNTQHMNAVVKMVPSAIDKVFTLKEFAGGKSLIRNILENCEAYVKSTQELSIADRARQRIEQLLRRYNELALEMEEIRKEIDSLKESLPEDLRLESERLIGLKRGFSQFDILDPVGRDYRAYKECREEIEGELQKLISMLI, encoded by the coding sequence ATGAGTGTAAAGATTTTATTCGTATGCAGTGGAAATACATGCCGAAGCAATATGGCCGAGGCTTTATTTAAACGATTGCTTTGGGAGAGGTTGGGAGAAGGGGCTTTTGAGATAGAGGTGGAATCCGCTGGGATTACTGCTATTCCCGGAGCCAGAGCCGCTCCTCTCGTGATTGAGGTTATGAGGGAGAGGGGAATAGATTTAAGCTCCCATAAGGCCAAGCGCTTGACCCCCGAACTCATTGAAAGAGCCGATTTAATCCTGGCCATGAACACTCAACACATGAATGCTGTGGTTAAAATGGTGCCCTCGGCCATCGATAAGGTTTTCACCTTGAAGGAATTTGCGGGGGGAAAGAGTCTTATAAGGAACATCCTGGAAAATTGCGAGGCTTATGTGAAATCCACTCAAGAATTGAGCATTGCCGATAGGGCGCGGCAACGGATTGAACAACTCCTCAGAAGATATAACGAGTTAGCTCTGGAGATGGAGGAGATAAGGAAGGAGATAGATTCCCTCAAAGAATCTCTTCCCGAGGATTTGCGATTGGAGAGTGAAAGGCTCATTGGTCTTAAGCGGGGATTCTCCCAATTTGATATCCTTGACCCCGTGGGTAGAGATTACAGGGCATATAAGGAGTGCAGAGAGGAGATAGAGGGAGAGCTTCAAAAATTAATATCCATGCTCATTTAG
- the fabZ gene encoding 3-hydroxyacyl-ACP dehydratase FabZ, with protein sequence MLDIEAIKSVIPHRYPFLLVDRILELERGKRAVGIKNVSADEPFFMGHFPEYPVMPGVLIVEALAQVGAVALLSLEENRGKLALFAGIDNFRFKKEVRPGDQLRLEVQIVKARGAIGKGQATAFLDAEIAAQGELLFAIK encoded by the coding sequence ATGTTGGATATAGAAGCCATCAAGAGCGTCATACCTCATAGGTATCCTTTCCTTTTAGTGGATAGGATTCTCGAGCTGGAACGGGGTAAACGTGCCGTGGGGATAAAGAATGTTTCCGCCGATGAACCCTTTTTCATGGGACATTTCCCAGAGTATCCGGTGATGCCTGGTGTGCTCATCGTGGAAGCCTTAGCTCAGGTTGGAGCGGTGGCTCTTTTGAGTTTGGAAGAAAACAGGGGGAAGTTGGCGCTCTTTGCGGGGATAGATAATTTTCGATTCAAAAAAGAGGTGCGCCCCGGCGATCAACTTCGGTTAGAGGTACAGATCGTAAAGGCTAGGGGTGCTATCGGCAAGGGGCAAGCCACTGCCTTCCTCGATGCTGAAATTGCAGCCCAAGGCGAGCTCCTTTTCGCCATCAAATAA
- the murA gene encoding UDP-N-acetylglucosamine 1-carboxyvinyltransferase, which produces MESFIIRGGNRLVGSVIVSGAKNSALKLMAASLLGEDVSVLRNVPKIKDVYTMAQVLEVLGVEVDSSQGDQVIIRPGSHLECEAPYELVSQMRASIIVLGPLLARLGRARVAMPGGCNIGSRKIDLHIRGLETLGAKIEVGHGYLEARANELRGGLIPLDFPSVGATENVLMAATLARGVTIIENAAREPEIVDLANFLNQMGARIKGAGTSTIKVQGVKELHGADYTVIPDRIEAGTFFVAAAITQGNILVRNARVEHLNLVISKLKEVGVQVEELPQGIRVSSQDRPQPVDIATLPYPGFPTDMQPQMMALLSLARGTSIITENVFESRFTIVDELNRMGSNICIRDHHVIIRGVQGLTGAPVKVPDLRGGAALVLAGLAAEGVTEVRDVHHIDRGYENFEHKLRALGADINRVTKYAMYDSGYIRSETQFTSRDTGYTIQP; this is translated from the coding sequence ATGGAAAGCTTCATCATCAGAGGTGGCAACAGACTCGTTGGTAGCGTAATCGTAAGTGGAGCTAAAAATTCTGCTCTTAAACTCATGGCCGCCTCCCTACTCGGTGAGGATGTGAGCGTACTCCGGAATGTCCCCAAGATAAAGGATGTTTATACCATGGCCCAGGTTCTTGAGGTATTAGGAGTTGAAGTGGATTCAAGCCAGGGGGATCAGGTTATCATCAGACCGGGCTCGCACCTCGAGTGTGAAGCCCCATATGAACTAGTGAGTCAGATGCGAGCCTCCATCATCGTTTTAGGACCCCTCCTTGCTCGACTGGGTAGAGCTAGAGTAGCTATGCCCGGTGGTTGCAACATCGGTTCCAGAAAGATCGATCTCCACATTAGGGGATTGGAGACCCTTGGTGCCAAGATAGAGGTGGGGCACGGCTATTTGGAAGCACGGGCTAACGAGCTTAGAGGAGGGTTAATTCCACTCGATTTTCCAAGCGTAGGAGCGACTGAAAATGTGCTCATGGCTGCTACCTTGGCTAGGGGAGTAACCATAATTGAAAATGCTGCTCGGGAGCCTGAGATAGTAGATCTAGCCAATTTCCTAAATCAGATGGGGGCAAGGATTAAAGGAGCTGGAACTTCGACCATCAAGGTGCAGGGAGTGAAAGAGCTTCACGGGGCTGATTACACGGTGATTCCGGATAGGATAGAGGCGGGGACATTCTTTGTTGCTGCAGCGATAACTCAGGGAAATATTCTGGTCAGAAATGCACGGGTGGAACATTTAAATCTTGTTATAAGCAAACTTAAGGAAGTAGGAGTTCAGGTGGAAGAGCTCCCCCAAGGGATTAGAGTCTCCTCCCAGGATAGACCCCAACCCGTGGATATAGCCACTCTCCCATATCCCGGCTTTCCTACCGATATGCAGCCCCAAATGATGGCTCTCTTATCCCTAGCTCGGGGCACGAGCATCATCACCGAGAACGTCTTTGAAAGCAGGTTCACCATCGTGGATGAGTTAAACCGAATGGGCAGTAACATTTGCATACGGGATCATCATGTGATCATCCGAGGGGTGCAAGGACTAACCGGGGCACCGGTCAAGGTTCCAGACTTGAGGGGAGGAGCCGCTTTAGTTCTTGCGGGACTCGCCGCCGAAGGGGTAACTGAGGTCAGGGATGTTCACCATATAGATAGGGGATATGAAAATTTTGAGCATAAGCTGAGAGCTTTGGGAGCGGATATCAATCGGGTGACCAAATACGCTATGTACGATTCGGGATACATAAGATCGGAGACTCAATTCACATCTCGCGATACGGGATACACAATCCAGCCTTAA
- a CDS encoding cytidine/deoxycytidylate deaminase family protein has product MSKGRKSKVESRKSKVEYPKLTTLKAQGRPSWDEYFLKITELVSHRSTCLRRQTGALLVKDKRILATGYNGAPTGLKHCAEVGCLRERQGISSGERHELCRGLHAEQNVIIQAALHGIEIKGSTLYCTHQPCVLCAKMVINAGIKRILFKGGYPDPLAEGILREAKVELIHFAP; this is encoded by the coding sequence ATGTCCAAAGGTCGAAAGTCGAAAGTCGAAAGTCGAAAGTCGAAAGTCGAATATCCAAAGTTGACTACGCTGAAGGCGCAAGGAAGACCTTCGTGGGATGAGTATTTCCTGAAGATAACCGAGCTCGTTTCCCATCGCTCTACGTGCTTAAGGAGACAAACGGGTGCCCTCCTTGTAAAGGATAAAAGGATATTGGCCACAGGATATAATGGAGCCCCCACGGGGCTTAAGCATTGCGCCGAGGTCGGATGCCTCAGGGAAAGACAGGGTATCTCATCTGGGGAAAGACATGAATTATGCAGGGGGTTGCATGCGGAACAAAATGTCATCATACAAGCGGCTCTTCACGGAATAGAAATCAAGGGATCAACCCTTTATTGTACTCATCAACCCTGTGTTCTCTGTGCTAAAATGGTCATCAATGCCGGCATAAAGAGGATTTTATTCAAGGGTGGATACCCCGATCCTTTGGCTGAAGGTATTTTACGCGAGGCAAAAGTGGAATTGATTCATTTTGCCCCATAA